gactgacgggatataaatgaaaacccgatttttttctagggcaagggaaggagtttttgggagagttcttggagccgatttttcACCGGTCTTTagggaggcaagatcacacgttttggagaagggaaatcaaagggagaagctcggttttggctagatcttcatcgatctcttctttgggagtttgtagagcagcgagggaagccgcccccatcccggcgtccgtggaagcatttccacctagcttggcttgtcttcctacttctattgtttgatggagttttcttatgccatttgtagttgttttcatggacttgttgcttgtatttgtttgcatgaccgagtagaccccaaggtcactggatgccggtgaaccttaggggtgaacttgtgtatttggatgatttaatttttgtctattgcaattgttgtgtatttgtgattcattcttggtgcatttgatgtgttgcttacatgagaactcgtAAAACCAAgcgctaggttgtacttggtagcgtgaccatcgcccttgtactagacacacaaagtttggaagggattcatgtacgaatacgccgtgaccatcgggtattcatgacccctccaccattagggctagaccaagttgtgttccggccctaattggggatttccccacttgttaatgcaatcgtatgagaatttcatcagaagaaattctgtgtcaatacttataccggattaggggttaattgccgtgaccatcgggttgatctaatttaggaaatttctaggtccaaaccttcaattgcatgacattcttagcatcctttgcactttagtagcccctagggaatccgcatccgtgaccatttctttcccttgattttatacccctaccttatcatagactccatttgtagttcttttatttcaagtaatagattagagaaacccttcgaatcattcggctagataatacgcaaagaggaagtaagagtagattcttgggcccagggaatacgaccctctcgtgctcgcacgaggggtattacttgatgactccgtgcacttgcggatcgctcattaagtttttggcgccgttgccggggacccacaaggaatactcggaaaacttagagtttattgatttagccattatttcttcaattctgtacatttgcttcttttccttttacttgCCTTTATTTAGTCATTGATTTAGTCATTTTTgcacatatttttccttttacttgcctttattttgttttactatcATCCTCTTATTTCCTAATCATTGACTCTCATTACTGTGCAAGGCACCATCTTATGACACACGCCAATCAAGCAAATCTTGTAGAACCTATCAACGAAATcgagagaaccttgcatcaaaAACTGAGAGAGGTGGCTGAGAGTTCAGAACATCAAAGAACACGAGTTGAGATTAGTGAACCTTCAGTCATGGCAGAACCAAGGCGCACCCTGTCTGATTATGAATGATCTCAGTTTACTGGTGAGGAATTCAGTGTGCATGCTCCCACTGTGCCtgctaataactttgaaatcaaagcaagcacaattgggATGGTCCAAAATTCCGTACAATTTGATGGGTTGGCTGATGAAGACCCGCATGCTCATTTGTCtcgcttcctccaaatttgttccaccttcaagattaactcagtgtccgatgatgcgataagattgagattattcGCTTTCAGTCTAAGTGGAGCAGCAGATAGATAGCTCACTTCATTGGCTCCGGGATCGATCACCacatggaaggaaatggtggacaaatttcttgctaggtatttcccaccaagcaaagcCGCTAGATTGAGACAAGAGATTTTTGCATTCCGACAAGGGGACTCCGAGACACTCTTTGAGgcacatgagagattcaaggatctcctacgcAAGTGTCCCCATCATGGCTTTTCCTCGTGGATGAGGATCCAGATGCTTTGTAATGGCTCTGAATTATGCAGCAGACGACTCATCGATCTCTGCGGCGAGGGGGTCATTGAGTAGTAAAACCCCTGAGGATGCTAAAAtcttgattgaaaacatggcaaGTAATGAGTGTCATTGGTCTACTAGGGAAAAAAACCCCCTAAAGGCAGCTggaatttatgagataaatgaCAACACTGCGCTAGCCGCCAAGGTTGAGGCCCTAACAAAGAGATTCGATCAGTTTGTGTTGGGTACGAGCTCAAATACTGGTGCAGTTTTGTCTTGCGAGACTTGTGGGGCCGGGCATGCTATTGTTCAGTGCCCAATTTCAATAGCCTCAGATGCCCCAGTTGagacagttgattatgttggaGGAGCTCCCAGAGGCCCGTGGAATCCTTATGGAAACACatataatccggggtggaggaatcacccaaatttttcttgggGTCAACAACAGCAACATCGGCCCCCGCAGCCACAGGGACTTCCACCTCAACCTCTTCAACAGCCCGAGAAGAAGTTCACCACTGAAGATGTGTTAGCAAGGTTTATGATCAATACCGAGgcaaaatttgtgaacatcaaCAACCAATTCGCTGAAGTAAACACTGTTTTGAGGAATGTTCAAGCTTCCATTCAATCATTGGAAAACTAGGTGGGGCAACTTGCTAGGGCAAACTTAGAGCGACCGCCGGGTAGCTTACCTAGTAACACTGAAAATAATCCAAGGGAGCATTTGAAAGCCATCACTCTCAGGAGCGGGAAGCAGGTTGAAGCACGAGCCGAGGAGGGCTCAAGCACTAAACATAATGGGGTAGCCGCACGGGAAGACCCTAAGCCATCTGAGAGTGAACTTGAAGGGGTAaaggaaaaacaagatgaaggaGCCATTCAACTACCAACACCAAGGATACCCGAGTACAAGCTGGTGATCCCCTATCTGACTAGGCTGAGGCAAGATAAGGACGAggctcaattcaagaaattcctcaatgtattcaagcagttgcacataaaTATCCCTCTTGTTGAAGCGTTAACTCAgatgcccaagtatgcaaagtttatgAAAGACCTGCTGactaataagagaaaattggaggaattaGAAATAGTTGCACTACCATGGAACTGCTCTGCAATGATTCAGAGGAAGCTCCCTGAGAAATTGACTGATCCCGggagtttcattattccatgtgtgATTGGGGAAGGCATGCAAGAGAAAGCCTTAGCAGACTCTAGGGTTAGCATCAATGTAATGCCTTACAAGCTGTTTTTAAAATTGGGATTAGAAGACATGAGGCCCACAAGGATGACGATACAACTTGCAGATCATTCTATCAAGAAGCCCCGTGGTGTTGTTGAGGATGTGCTAGTTAGAGTAGACAAGCTCATTATCCCTGTGGATTTCATTAttcttgatgtggatgatgatgttgaagtcccATTGATCCTCGGGCGACCGTTTCTTAACACCGCCGGTGCCCTCATTGATGTAAAAGGGGGAAAAATGACATTGAGAgtgggggatgaggaagtcattcTCACTCTTCCCGTGACCATGAAACACAACTTGGACCACGACGATCCCTCTACTTTCTTGATGAAAGCCCGATATGATTATTCTCGATTGTGTGCGGGAGGTCTTGGCAATTAACCCCTTGGATGAATTCTTGGAAGGAATGGATAGCGATGAGTGCAAGGAGAACAATCCACTTCCCACACATGTAAAGCATGTAGGCTATGTGGGAACATTTCCGTGGCCGAGtaataagaagaaatcaaccacaaggaataTTTGGTGTAAGAGGGACAAGAAACACAAATTGGGGATGAATTGCACACTATCACCACCACGGGAGATCGATCGACTATTCATCGAGGGAAAGGGTAAATTCCGTGTCTTTTCATGCCTCTCGATGAGTTTCccatcttggagcacttctcttgggcttggaggtaagtccccaccatttgatccaccttgaggtaagaaaaaggtacgtcgagctaatgacgttaaacaagcgcttcttgggaggcaacccaagtctttaaatTCGTCGTCattaaattttcgtatttcttttagttgcttagtctctttgttgtggttgaatgcatatgctcgtgaggttctcatatttttgtggttatgctcaactcatgcttaggcttgCTTGTGTAGCTTTGgacttgaattagtattgtttagttgtgtttcattgttatttcgGCATCCATGAGGTTGTAATtcgtattttattgagtttgcgagaggaaccatgccaatttttcaattttccaggtccatacgggccgtgaTCACGGCtgtatggacacttgtggcatgaTCCGGGACCTTGTAGCCATCCTTGCGGTGCAAGGGACCTCTCATGAGGGACCACTGTCTTGCACGGGCTGTGGgcctcacgggcgccatgcgcccgcatgggtgctcGTGAGGCTCTCGGCCTCAGCGGTCGCGCATGGGCTGAGgaggctcacgggcgccatgcgcccgcatgggcgcccgtgagCCTTTCGGGTGCTGTTTTTTTCGACCCATCTTTGGCACCATGCTCCCGCATGGGACCCGCGTAAAGTGGGCTGCCCATAAAGGGGCTTTTTTCCCCCTTTCTCTCcactctctccttcttcttctcctcttgttttcctctcatctctccctcactctacctcatttcttcaccattttttttttagtttttcttctctaatcacctctcctccatcttgcaaactcaCTCTTGGGTTTTAATCGGAGTTTTATCAACCGTTTCGCTGGATCTCATCAACCCAAGCCTCCAAGccctaattctaggttttgctacaaacttggttttattgtgttctcactttatctttgaagcttgaatgacatatttggttgttgtgatgtggtgtatGCTTAATTCTTcgagtttttccttcatttgtaaattttggaaagctccatgtctaggagaaactcttgcaaatttttttttttcacgagttactgtagcaaaggaTGAATTTTTACTAggcttgttttacttttattttaactattatgcatgttttccttctcctttattttcttACGCGTCGTGATCGCCTTACTTATTTTTGTAGGACTTCTCACGGATTGTTGCCCCACCTCCTTTGCTCTTTGTTGCCTTTGTTGCCCATTGACTGTGCTTTCACTGAACAATCTTCATGAACCAattggggcagtctctttacccttccttttcatgcttcatttctttattatggattttacaccatgttctgctgattaatgtacattgagggcaatgtacgattctaggtgtggggacgGGTTAtgtgcatgcttacttcaccggtgatagctatgatttattgttaagaacctcctggcttgaatgaatgatagtaatgagttgtagtgttatttgtgctataaggaagtcatgttttctttctagtgttTTCTTCACAGCTTTGACATagtacttctaccttgtttgccccagctaacccactactttgatttaaagtgttagactgttaaattcatccctcaatggtcttttaagagcttttggttcttttgttcattttgttttatctctaagtgaagttttgcatgaaagtgctcaggagacatgtatataattgttatctatttgaaaaaaatgaaaaaagagtctatgtcagtattcctctactaatttggcatgaatgcgtctatgtagattgtaatcaagtaagttgggtggctcttgtgcctaattagcatgtgcatccttctgaaagattataagatattttgtgcagtctacgttaggcggactcgaaaaaaaataaataaataaagaaagaaagaagtatttgttctcccggactcaatcatgcattcacttagttactaaagtgttgaatatggaccgaaggactcttgacctactattgagggtgtctttaacatttttaacacggtagtcattgaatgtggtgtgaatagggagagcgagggatgaagcatacacacactcatgaggaaagcactctagaggaatcatgactatctctactgagttagttattgtacaactcatttccttgaattcatttcatctgtgcctgtggggttcttcactgtttgagcttgaggtcatatgTTTAGTCGTTTATCATTCCGCCCTTATtatttcatgtgtgtttgcttggggacaagcaaacacttaggtgtggggatgtttgataaacgcctaaatgtatgtattttatatgtattaatcttgtatcatttgtgaatatgttaatgaattgatgcccgttttatgtctaaattggttatttcagtgttgcaggtcttaaatgagtcgaacgatgctaaaaaatgtaaatcggatgaattcgacaccaaaaacggcatttttgggggtcccagcactgtagcggcactgtagcggtattgtagcaggtcattattcttgctgcgggcatttggctgtgagtttcacgggctccatgcgcccgcatgggtgcccgtgaggtttgctggaaattctcaatactcggttactgtagcatttggcccgcatgttttctgggcatttggctgtgagcttcacgggctccatgcgcccgcatggatgcccgcatggactgacgggatataaatgaaaccgatttttctagggcaaggggaggagtttttgggagagttcttgatgccgattttcaccagtctttaggaggcaagatcacacgttttggagaaggaaaatcaaatggagaagctcggttttggctagatcttcatcgatctcttctttgggagtttgtagacgacgagggaagccgcccccatcaCGGCGTCcatggaagcatttccacctagcttggcttgtcttcctacttctattgtttgaggaagttttcttatgccatttgtagttgttttcatggacttattgcttgtatttgtttgcatgaccgagtagaccccaaggtcactggatgccggtgaaccttggggtgaacttgtgtatttggatgatttaattttgtctattgcaattgttgtgtatttgtgattcattcttggtgcatttgatgtgttgcttacatgagaactctgtaaaccaactgctagattgtacttggtagcgtgaccatcgcccttgtactagacacacaaAGTTTGGAAaggattcatgtacaaatacgccgtgaccatcgggtattctgtacccctccaccattagggctagaccaagttgtgttccggccctaattagggatttccccacttgttaatgcaatcgtacgagaatttgatcagaagaaattctgtgtcaatacttataccggattaggggttaattgccgtgaccatcgggttgatctaatttaggaaatctttaggtccaaaccttcaattgcatgacattcttagcatcctttgcactttagtagcccgtagggaatccgcatccgtaaccatttctttcccttgattttatacccctaccttatcatagactccatttgtagttcttttatttcaagtaatagattagagaaacccttcgaatcattcggctagacaatacgtaAAGAGGatgtaagagtagattcttgggcccagggaatacgaccctctcgtgctcacccgaggggtattacttgacgactccgtgcacttacggATTGCTCAtcacttgtgcatatagaacaagatctccattaACTGAAGAAGCAAGGCATCCACGaagtaaatgtgtgcccatttgcgttacatcgatgaaagtgtggattcagcagtatttcaggctggtattgtagcagggtactgttaaaaacactgtagcaaagatactatagcagcactgtttacagtcgACCGAGAAAATCAGAAAACGGagattccacatgggcgtgtggaaattccacacgcctgtgtggaaaaaACCATAGGGGCgcccatatgggcgtgtggattcccgattccagccctttaaaagttGATTTCAGCcatgatttcagcattcttttctccatcttttccccaacttgagagagttctgtggctagggttttgagaggtattagctaggtctttagagaggttctatggctctgacatcgcgcgccatttggaagaaggttagtgggagagctttcgtcggcaccgatccggggaggtgtatcctaggccagacaaagggacccttgcgatgaatAGAGGACTCTATagaagaccatcgccacgactaatgagggggtttttctatggatgctttatttttacattatatttcattgattgtttctagcttcatggagagctaaaccactagagggtacttggtatttgtgaaccctaggatgtattcgtttcattgaatctctttattatgctttcaattaattgatgtttattgtgagttgcAATCTTagatacttgattgtatgaatactcccttagagtgacactagggttgagagttcttgttggtaactcttgtgagtgagtgacacaccatgagagctAGACAAAGtgagattggagagggttgagaggatgagtcgagagatagcggagcgtctcctttcccctccggtgtgatctatcctacctccacaatccaagagttctttgtggcaatagtagagtgaatgggctaagggatgaccttccgctggggcttagttgcgagtgcaacagagtgaagcgttaaaatgattttagcacctagggcttaattgtggctaaggatcttccacttggaccaaagggttagttctatacataggaatagggtttatcacttggaatctctagagctcattgcaattctatgcgagtgcgaggttgagaggttattcaatctctcctccgggacatgtatagagttaggcatggttgaccttagatttgggatcatgtaattaaggatttccatgactcattattgcatcaattaggatgtataatagagggttcttgcacttgaaatgattgtcttaggcggatcaatatccacgtaccccatctttatcgagtgccttaccttctcctttacctgtgctctctatcttgttgcttttatctttgttatttcatattttgtcacacttatcactattcatcttctaaattagttaagaaacaacttaagtgcctttattctctactctatgtggatacgatacccactcatctgggattattacttcgacacctgtgcacttgcggtttacacgcatatacggatgtgtcaagtttttagcgttgttgccggggagtaagcgtttagagatactttgcactttgttttcttagctattcatttattgattccattttatattttcttattctgtcatagttctgatttctttttctttatttttgggtgcagctccaggttatgaccggagggaacccctccatactgattgaaggagatcccaagCTTAAATGTACactgagaagaaaaaggaaataacctgtgcaagaatagtctaatctagctgatttggaagtaagagaatctaaaaacatggaaaaatagaatgagcagcagcggacattatccgattatgctagtCCTTCAGTATTGTGGACACAATCAAACATTATGCGTCCCCccattatagctcagaacttcgagctgaagccgtcattcatccacatgttgcagcaatctgcaAAGTTCattggtttggccgatgaggatccaaatagccatatagagaactttctcgaggtgtgtgatatgctgaagataaacagggtgacggatgatgccatcaagttgagagccttcccattttccttgaaggggagagcgaagcagtggctacactcattacctagaggctcgattaccacgtgggaggagatagtagaagcttttcttgcctgatATTTCCCTCCGGAAAAATCTGTAAAGCtaaggaatgagatctcatcctttgtacagttggaattggagtctctatttgagacatgggaaaggttcaaggagctcatgagaaagtgcccgcagcatggatttccggagtggatgattgttcagaccttttacaatgatttaaatccaagtacaaggcaactatTGGATGcggtagcaggaggtaccttaggtaggaAGACCCCAGATGAGGcctgtcaattaattgaagaaatggggttaaacagctatcaataaatgccagggagaagaaaaagatggccggcctctatgagatagatgcagtgacctcattggcagctcaagtggaatcattgagtaagaagttagatctcctaacttcgaatagagtggcagccgtgactacttgcaccaggCGTGGTGGAGGACATACTCTCTCCGATtgccgatctctattggtgatgcatcttcagttgataATGTCGATTTTGTCGGTAATGGCATAAGggatcaaggaaacccatacaacaatacctacaatcttggttggaagagtcatcccaatttctcgtacATCAACAAAGGTCTATAATAGGCCATAGGgacatcgggtttccaacaacaagctctaaacatggagaaccgagtttcaggtttggagagccgaatgaatgatttggagaaggccttaactagatttgtacaatcatttgatacaaggttccaatttGTTGatgctacacttcgcaaccacatcgcctctttgcataatcttgaaaatcaagtagggcagattgtgaagtccttatcggaaaggcattaaggaagcttgccaagtaacaccgagaccaaccctagagagcatgtgaaggtgatcactttaagaagtggtcgtgaggttgagggtaagcttccgagtgagaagcccaatgaacacgcacctgagggtatagaggttgagatgGGAGcaaccaaagagaaggaggtggcacctccaccttccaagccaagaatcccttatccctctagattgaagaataaccaaggggatgaatagtacaaagaaagtttctgagtttattcaagAAACTCCGCATCGATATTCCTTtttattgaggcattggcccaaatgcctaagtatgcaaaattcttgaaagacttgttgaccaacaagaggaagttagaggagagtgcttcagtgattttagatgcatcttgctcggcggttgacaaggtccccttgcctatatcccgcaagtgcacgggtttgtcgaagtaataatcccgggtgaacggGTATCGATTCCACAggtagtagggaataaaaatacttaattcaattcttagctatgtgaaagatcaatgataatgagtgtgataatgattcaattctcaacaataaaaacaacaagaaagggaacaaaagtaaagaaggggagtaaggcaatcgataaagatggggtacccgaataatgctacacctaggataattgtttcaagtgcaagaaccctctattatgcttcctaatcaatgcaatggtgagtcgtggaaatccttaattacatagtcccaaatctaaggtcaactatgcctaactctatacatgtcccgtaggagaaatcgaacaatcttaacacctcgcactcgcatagagttgcaatgagctctaggtattccaagtgataaatctcttcctaattatagacctaaccctttggtccaggtggaaggtccctaaccacaattgagccctagatactaagatcacctcaacgcttcactctgttgcaccgcaactaagccccagcggaaattcatcccttagaccattcactctattatggccacaaagaactcgaggaaaggaggtagaatctatcacgccggaggggaaaggagacgctcatgtacctctcgactcaccctctcaaccctctttaacctagctttatctaacgctcgtggtgtgtcattcactcacaaggttaccaacaagaactctctcaaacctagtgtcactctaggggaaatgttcgtacaatcaagcattcaaggttggaactcacaacaaacatcaattaattgaaagcataataaagagattcaatgaaagaaatacatcgtagggttcacaatacccgagcacccactaggggtttagctctccatggagctaagtacaatcaaagaaatagaatgtaaaagcaatgaatccataaagaaacccccttgataatcgtgtagatggtcttgtggaaagtcctctactcgtcgttcaaggattccctcgtccggtataggatacgcctcgagggaagctcccctaccaacattCTTCCTAAACAATGACGatatcagagccgtagaacctctccaaaaccttggccaatacctctcgaaaccctagccgaagccctctctcaagttggggaaaagatggagaaaagaataccaaaatcgaggctgaatcggctttaaatagggctggaatcgagcgactacacgggcgtgtatgctccacgcgcccgtgcggaatttccacacgggcatggataatttccacacgcccatgtggattatctatttctctggtttctcggccggctgtgaacagtgctgctatagtatatGCTACAGTGCTGCTGCAGTACTCTGATACAGtatcgacctgaatagcttcccaattccatactttcatcggggtaacgcaaacgggcacacgttcacgtcgtggatcacttgcctcttcaatggtgtacacgttggtgaagctcttgttctatgtgcataagtcagaatgctcgaatgtgactgtctttgtgcccctccaaatggatgtggccactcgaatacgaggaggttggcacacactctagcatctcacacctgacctatgtcttcgc
This genomic window from Dioscorea cayenensis subsp. rotundata cultivar TDr96_F1 chromosome 20, TDr96_F1_v2_PseudoChromosome.rev07_lg8_w22 25.fasta, whole genome shotgun sequence contains:
- the LOC120251350 gene encoding uncharacterized protein LOC120251350, which codes for MALNYAADDSSISAARGSLSSKTPEDAKILIENMASNECHWSTREKNPLKAAGIYEINDNTALAAKVEALTKRFDQFVLGTSSNTGAVLSCETCGAGHAIVQCPISIASDAPVETVDYVGGAPRGPWNPYGNTYNPGWRNHPNFSWGQQQQHRPPQPQGLPPQPLQQPEKKFTTEDVLARFMINTEAKFVNINNQFAEVGQLARANLERPPGSLPSNTENNPREHLKAITLRSGKQVEARAEEGSSTKHNGVAAREDPKPSESELEGVKEKQDEGAIQLPTPRIPEYKLVIPYLTRLRQDKDEAQFKKFLNVFKQLHINIPLVEALTQMPKYAKFMKDLLTNKRKLEELEIVALPWNCSAMIQRKLPEKLTDPGSFIIPCVIGEGMQEKALADSRVSINVMPYKLFLKLGLEDMRPTRMTIQLADHSIKKPRGVVEDVLVRVDKLIIPVDFIILDVDDDVEVPLILGRPFLNTAGALIDVKGGKMTLRVGDEEVILTLPVTMKHNLDHDDPSTFLMKARYDYSRLCAGGLGN